TTGCCCAGGTGGTACACGTCGACCTCGCCGGTGTGCCGGGTCATGGCCTCGGCGAAGCGGAAGATGTCGGCGCGGCCGGAGCGCATGTACGCGAACCAGAGCCACAGGTCGGGCGAGAGTTCGGAGTTGTCCCAGGCGTAGCCGCCGACGTCGTAGCGCCACTGGTGCCGGTCGGTGTCGTAGCTGTGCATGATGTCGCCGTAGTCCCAGAAGCCGTACCAACGGCGCATCTCCACCTGGTCCTTGTAGTAGGTGAAGAGGAAGTCGAGGTGGTCCTCGATCTTCGCCTTGGCGCCGGTGGAGCGGTCGGGCTCGGAGAACAGCTTGCCGAAGACGCCCGCCTTGATGAGCTGCTGGGGCGGGGCGGCGAGCTGCGGGAGTGTCCTGACGGCCTTCACCTGCTCGGCCATCGCCTCGGCGTTCGGCGTGGAGTCGTGGGCCCAGAAGAGGAGTTCGCTGGTGCGGGCGATGCCGTACGGGGTGCCGAAGCCGGGCTCGTAGTCCTCGTAGGTGATGTTGAGGCCTTCGAGCTGTTCGGGGTAGGTGTCCTGGCCCATGCCGTCGTGGTAGAAGCGCAGGTCCATGGGCGGTGCCTCGGGCGACCAGAGCCAGAGGGTGACCTCGGCCTCGTCGGTCTGGGCGTCGCGGATGTCGAGCTGGGCGGGGAACTTCTCCCAGAAGTCCCGCAGCCCGAAGGCGAATCCGCCGCTCGCGCCGCCGACGTACCCGAAGCCGCTGGCCCGTCGGCCGCCTCCCGCGGGGATCCAGCCGTGGCCGTTCTTGGTGCGCTTGCGCACGCCGAAACCGTCGGCGGAGAGTTGCGAGAGGGTGTAGTCGCCCCACTCGGGGATGTACTGGAGGCGCGTGGTGACCCGCTGGTCCCAGGTGGACGGGTCGGGCAGCTTCTTGCCCTCGAACTGGGCCGTGCGCACGGCCGCCCCCGGGTCGCGCCGCAGCCCGGTGATGCCCTTGACGGCCTCGCGCAGCAGCCCGGTGCCCTCGCCGCCGATGCGGATGTGGCGGTCGTACGACTCGTCCCGCATCGGCACGGAGAAGCGCACGCCGATGCCGCGGATGAAGTCGCCGCTTGCCTTGCCCGGCTCCTGCGTCCCGTCGTAGGTGATCGTGTGCACCATGCGGAAGGAATCGGCACCGGCGTAGAAGTACAGACGGATGGAGAACGGCAGCCAACTGCGCTTCCCCTTGCGGTGCTTGCCGTCGATGCGGACGACCGCGCGGACCGGGCCCTCCTGCTCGACGGTGACCCCGCTGATGGCGCCGTCGAAGCGCTCGTACTTCACCGTGCCCTGGTCGCCGTCCTCGATCTCCGGCTGGCGGAGCAGCACGAGCCGGCCGTTGCGCGCGATCTCCGTCGATCCCCGGGTGACGGACTTGACCAGCGTGGCACCGGACTTGCCGATCTTCGCGGCGATGACGCCGGTCGATATGTCGATGGTGCCGCCGCTCTTGTCGACGGTGACCTTGTGCTCGGGGGCGGTGGGCTCGCCGGCGGTGAGCGTGAGCTTGCCGTTGCCCGAACTCACCGCGTGCGCGGACCACTTGAGGGAGCCGTCCGGCCAGTAGGCGATCGGCCAGGACTGGAGGGGCACGGCCTTGCCGTCGGCGTCGGTCAGCGCGAAGGTCTGGTTCGCCTGGTAGGCGCCCTTCGGCCAGGGGACGCCGACCGTGGAGCCGGGTGCGGCGCCGAGGCCGCCGTCCTCCAGCCAGTCCAGGGTCACCGGGTCCGCGTCGGCCGCCTCGGCTCTGGGGGCCGCCGCCGCGTTCGTGCCGAGCGCCCAGCTGAACTGGGCGGCGGCTCCGGCGACGGCGGCAGCCTTGAGGAGGGACCTGCGAGGGATGGGAGACATGAGAGTTCCGCCTTTCCTTTCCATGCGAGTGCAGGGTGGTCAGGGGCATGACACTTCGAAGTACGACGCCCAGGGCGCCGACCTGGTGCGCGGGCACCGCATGTCAGCGGTGCCGATACCGCTCCTCCACGGCAATGGCCGCCGCCGCGACGGCCCCCAGCACGGGGACCGCCAACGGCGCGATGAACCAGGCGGACAGGACCACGACCGCCAGTCCGGCGATGACCAGGAAGGAGCCGGCGGGGTCGAGGACGGTCCGGCGTCCGGCGGCGGCGAGCAGTTCCCGCCAGCGGGCATCCGGCGTCCAGACCGCCGCGGCACGCAGCCCGGCGACCGCGAGCCCGATCAGCGCGAACACCCCGACGGCGCCCACCAGCGGCCCCCCGGGAATTCCGGCGCGCACGGCCTGGACGTCCACCCAGACCGCGGCCGCCGCGAGCCACCCGGCGAGCCCGACGGCCCACCCGCGCCGGACCGCCGCCCGGAAGTCCGCGACGAACTCCCGCCATCCGCCGCCCTCGTGTGCCGTGAGGCGCCGCAGATGCCGGGCACCGGCGGCGAAGGCGGCTGGGTAGGTGACGACGCCGAGCGAGGCGACGGTGATCCACACGCCGGTGAGGAGACACTCGGCGAAGACGGCGAACCGCTCGGCGAACACCGACTCCTTGCGCGGCTTCACACGTACCTGGGCCATCGTGACCGCCTCAGCCCTTCAGTCCGGACGTCGCCATGCCGTCGATCAGGTAGCGCTGGAAGGCCAGGAAGAAGGCGAGCACCGGCAGGAGGGCGACGAGCGTCATCGCGATCATGCCGCCGTAGTTGGCCACGCCCTCCTGGTCCACGAACATCTTCAGGCCGAGCGAGACCGTGTACTTGTCGGGCTCGTTGAGGTAGATCAGCGGCCCCATGAAGTCGTTCCAGGAATTGATGAAGGTGAAGATCGCGCTGGTGATCAGGGCCGGGCGGCACAGCGGGAGCACGATCGACCAGTAGATGCGCAGGTGTCCGCAGCCGTCGAGGCGCGCGGCCTCGTCGAGCTCCTTGGGGAGATTCCGCATGAACTGCATCATCAGGAAGACGAAGAACGCCTCCGTCGCCAGGTACTTCCCCAGCAGCAGCGGGGTGTACGTGTTGATCATCTCCATGTTGCGGAAGAGCACGTACTGCGGGATCAGCAGCACGTGGTACGGCAGCAGGAGGGTGCCGATCATCAGCGTGAACAGCAGATTGCGGCCCGCGAAGCGAATCCTCGCGAAGGCGTACGCCGTCAGCGAGCAGGACACCAGGATCCCGATCACGGAACCGATCGCGAGCGTCAGCGAGTTGACGAAGAACGTGGAGATCGAGATGTCCGCGATGCCATCGGACAGCCGTGTGTAGTTGTCGGTGATCGGATCGGTCGGGAAGAGATCCAGACTGCCGACGATGTCCTCGCTCTTCTTGAAAGAGCCGCCGATGACCCAGATCACCGGATAAAGGATCACCGCGAGGATCAGGAGGGATCCGACATGCCAGGCGATGGAGCCCGGCAGCATGCGGCGCAGCGCCCCCGCCCTCGTGGAGGGGGCCGGCGTGATGTCGGTGGCCTGTGCGCTCATCGGGCGACCTCCTCGTAGTGCACCCAGCGCTTCTGGGACCAGAACAGCACCGCCGTCACCAGAGCGACCGCGACCAGCAGCATCCACGCCATCGCGGAGGCCAGGCCCATCCGGCTGTTTTCGAAGCCCTGGACGTAGAGGTAGCAGGTGTAGACCATCGAACCGTCCGCGGGACCGCAGGCGTTGGCTCCGGCTCCGCCGCCGACGATGTACGCCGAGCTGAAGATCTGGAAGGAGTGGATCGTCTCCAGCAGGACGTTGAAGAACAGGACCGGGGAAATCATCGGCAGCGTGATGTTCCAGAACTGCCGCAGCTTGCCCGCCCCGTCGACCTCGGCCGCCTCGTACAGCTCCCGCGGGACCTGCTTGAGGCCCGCCAGGAAGATGACCATGGGGGCGCCGAACTGCCAGACGGTGAGCGCCACCAGGCTGTAGATGATCAGCTCCGGGTCGCCGGTCCAGCCGCCGACGTCGATCCCGAACAGCTTCTGCGTACGGTCCACGATCGCGTCGTCCGAGAAGATCGCCTTCCAGACGATGGCGACGGAGACGCTCGCCCCGATCAGCGACGGCGCGTAGAAGGCGGCCCGGTAGAAGGCCTGTCCGCGCCGCTTCTGCGCGAGCAGCAGCGCCACACCGAGGGCGGCGAGCAGCTTGAGCGGCGTACCGACGACGACGTACCACATCGTCACCTGCACCGAGTGGCGCCAGCGCGGGTCCCCGAACATCTCGGAGAAGTTGTCGAGGCCGATCCACTTCGGCGAGTCGAAGAGGTTGTAGTCGGTGAAGGCGAAGTAGAGCGAGGCGATCATCGGGCCTGCGGTGAGCAACAGGAATCCGGCGATCCAGGGGGACATGAAGAGATAGCCGGCCAGGTTCTCCCGGCGCCGCCGCCGCTTGAGGGCGGCGGGGCGCACGGGCTTCACCGGACCGTGCCGCGGCTCGGAGTCCTGGGACAGGCCCTCCATCGCAGGGGCGTGTGTCACGGTGGTTCCCATCAGGCGACGAGAGCCGTCTTCGACTCGGTGAAGAACTGCTTGACGGCCTCGTCCACGGAGCGGGTGCCCAGGGCGAGTTCCTCGGCGATGCGCAGGAACGCGGCCTCGCAGACGTCGGCGCCGTTCGGGTGCGGGGTGATCGGCTCCAGGACGCCGGACGCGACGAGGGACTCCTCGTAGGCGGCGATCCCCTTGTTCACCTCGTCGGTCGGCTTGAACGCGTCGTACTGGGCCTGTGTCGCGGGCACACCGCGGTCATAGCCCATGATCTTGGCGACCTCGGGGTCGTGCACCATGAAGTCGATGAACTGCGCTACTTCCTTGGGGTGCTGGGTGCGCTTGGAGGCGCTGAGCATGAGGGACCCGAGGTACTGGCCGGTCTTCTGGCCGTCGGTGGTCGGAATGGGCGCCAGGCCGTACTCGCTCTTGCCTTCGGAGGTGTAGCGAACGGTGAAGTTGTCCCAGGTGAACTCGCCGGCGGCGATCTCAGCGGAGACGGCCGACTTGGGCTTGACCTGAGCGACCTTCTTGGCATCCGCGTAGACGCCCTCCTCGACGCCCTTCTTGGCCTTCGTCCACCACTGGGTCAGATCCGCCTCGGTGAAGCCGAGTCCGTCCTCGGTGAAGAACGCCTTGCCGTTCTGGCGCAGGTACAGGTCGTAGAGGTACATGACGCCGTACATGCCGCTGTCACCGGCGCGCCCCGCCTTGTCGCGGATCTTCTTCATCGCCGCGTCGAAGTCGTCCCAGGTCCAGCCCTGTTCCGGCTTCACGCCGGCCTTGGTGTAGACGGGTTTGTCGATGACCAGGGCCATCGAGTTGGAGCCGACCGGAACTCCGAGGAGCTTTCCGTCGATCTCGCCGAACTTGTCCAGGCCGGCCCGGAAGCCGTCCATGGAGAGGTTGCCCGCGTCGACCTGGGCCTTGAGGTCGAGGAGTACGTTCTTCGCGTCGTATTTCCGCAGGAATGCAAAGGCATTCTGGAAGACGTCCGGCGGATTTCCGCCCGAGGCCTGGGTGTTGAACTTCTTCCAGAAGTCGGTGTACGGCTGGAAGTCCGTTTTCACCTTGATCTTCGGGTACTTCTTCTCGAAGAGCGCGATCGTCTTGTTGATGCGCTGGGCGCGGTCCTCGGCACCCCACCAGGCGTAACGGATCGTCACCGTCCCATCGGAGGAGGTGCCTCCGTCGCCGCCGCAGCCCGTCGTCGCGGCCAGCCCTAACGTGGCCGCCGTGGCTCCGGCCGCCTTCAGGATCGTACGCCTCTCAACATTCCTGCTGGTTCCCACAGTCGGGCCCCTCCCCGCAGCGTCGTTGCCGCCTGCATGAATCGTTTCAAGTAAGCGCTTGCTGGCACAAGGTACGAAGGGGTTGAGGGTGCGTCAATGATTCGGACAGGAATTTCTTGCGGCCCGGGTCGGCGATCAGGCGGCCTTCGGACGGGAGCTGTCGCGGCGGGCGAGGTGATGGCGCAGGTGAGAGGCGTGGGGTC
This genomic window from Streptomyces sp. DG2A-72 contains:
- a CDS encoding Tat pathway signal sequence domain protein — translated: MSPIPRRSLLKAAAVAGAAAQFSWALGTNAAAAPRAEAADADPVTLDWLEDGGLGAAPGSTVGVPWPKGAYQANQTFALTDADGKAVPLQSWPIAYWPDGSLKWSAHAVSSGNGKLTLTAGEPTAPEHKVTVDKSGGTIDISTGVIAAKIGKSGATLVKSVTRGSTEIARNGRLVLLRQPEIEDGDQGTVKYERFDGAISGVTVEQEGPVRAVVRIDGKHRKGKRSWLPFSIRLYFYAGADSFRMVHTITYDGTQEPGKASGDFIRGIGVRFSVPMRDESYDRHIRIGGEGTGLLREAVKGITGLRRDPGAAVRTAQFEGKKLPDPSTWDQRVTTRLQYIPEWGDYTLSQLSADGFGVRKRTKNGHGWIPAGGGRRASGFGYVGGASGGFAFGLRDFWEKFPAQLDIRDAQTDEAEVTLWLWSPEAPPMDLRFYHDGMGQDTYPEQLEGLNITYEDYEPGFGTPYGIARTSELLFWAHDSTPNAEAMAEQVKAVRTLPQLAAPPQQLIKAGVFGKLFSEPDRSTGAKAKIEDHLDFLFTYYKDQVEMRRWYGFWDYGDIMHSYDTDRHQWRYDVGGYAWDNSELSPDLWLWFAYMRSGRADIFRFAEAMTRHTGEVDVYHLGKWAGLGTRHGVQHYADSAKQQRIANTTYRRYYYFLTADERVGDLMHANVDSDETFLVLDPIRKIRTEPYTPDRHALSIGFGTDWSGLVSAWLTEWERRGPKWEKAKARVLSTMETIAAQPNGFVQGSALYDLDTGKFAIAKEPRVDISHLASMFGRVELCAELIDQIDMPKFKEAWLDYCRYFNATKAEQKARYGSDFGSLLLFQGHSRQDAYAAVQTGDDQLAARAWRQFYNSVDAWDYKESTDWSTKKIEGPTALVPGSEAAWVSTNATALYGLAAIQNLALVGNKMP
- a CDS encoding carbohydrate ABC transporter permease; the protein is MSAQATDITPAPSTRAGALRRMLPGSIAWHVGSLLILAVILYPVIWVIGGSFKKSEDIVGSLDLFPTDPITDNYTRLSDGIADISISTFFVNSLTLAIGSVIGILVSCSLTAYAFARIRFAGRNLLFTLMIGTLLLPYHVLLIPQYVLFRNMEMINTYTPLLLGKYLATEAFFVFLMMQFMRNLPKELDEAARLDGCGHLRIYWSIVLPLCRPALITSAIFTFINSWNDFMGPLIYLNEPDKYTVSLGLKMFVDQEGVANYGGMIAMTLVALLPVLAFFLAFQRYLIDGMATSGLKG
- a CDS encoding carbohydrate ABC transporter permease: MGTTVTHAPAMEGLSQDSEPRHGPVKPVRPAALKRRRRRENLAGYLFMSPWIAGFLLLTAGPMIASLYFAFTDYNLFDSPKWIGLDNFSEMFGDPRWRHSVQVTMWYVVVGTPLKLLAALGVALLLAQKRRGQAFYRAAFYAPSLIGASVSVAIVWKAIFSDDAIVDRTQKLFGIDVGGWTGDPELIIYSLVALTVWQFGAPMVIFLAGLKQVPRELYEAAEVDGAGKLRQFWNITLPMISPVLFFNVLLETIHSFQIFSSAYIVGGGAGANACGPADGSMVYTCYLYVQGFENSRMGLASAMAWMLLVAVALVTAVLFWSQKRWVHYEEVAR
- a CDS encoding ABC transporter substrate-binding protein, with the translated sequence MGTSRNVERRTILKAAGATAATLGLAATTGCGGDGGTSSDGTVTIRYAWWGAEDRAQRINKTIALFEKKYPKIKVKTDFQPYTDFWKKFNTQASGGNPPDVFQNAFAFLRKYDAKNVLLDLKAQVDAGNLSMDGFRAGLDKFGEIDGKLLGVPVGSNSMALVIDKPVYTKAGVKPEQGWTWDDFDAAMKKIRDKAGRAGDSGMYGVMYLYDLYLRQNGKAFFTEDGLGFTEADLTQWWTKAKKGVEEGVYADAKKVAQVKPKSAVSAEIAAGEFTWDNFTVRYTSEGKSEYGLAPIPTTDGQKTGQYLGSLMLSASKRTQHPKEVAQFIDFMVHDPEVAKIMGYDRGVPATQAQYDAFKPTDEVNKGIAAYEESLVASGVLEPITPHPNGADVCEAAFLRIAEELALGTRSVDEAVKQFFTESKTALVA